A portion of the uncultured Draconibacterium sp. genome contains these proteins:
- the folK gene encoding 2-amino-4-hydroxy-6-hydroxymethyldihydropteridine diphosphokinase, whose protein sequence is MNTVIIGIGSNINADENIAKMLEILKGEVTILQVSSMIKTKPIGIENQPDFTNGAVKINTALELPALKTKLRQIEDGMGRDRTGPKFGPRCIDLDIAVWNGAVVDEDYYTRDFLRKSVDELGGIKEN, encoded by the coding sequence ATGAACACGGTGATTATCGGTATCGGATCGAACATTAACGCAGACGAAAATATCGCCAAAATGCTTGAAATACTGAAAGGAGAAGTGACCATACTCCAGGTTTCATCGATGATAAAAACCAAACCGATAGGCATTGAAAACCAACCAGATTTTACCAACGGAGCAGTAAAAATCAACACTGCTTTGGAATTGCCTGCGCTAAAAACAAAACTCAGACAAATTGAAGACGGGATGGGGCGCGACCGAACAGGGCCGAAATTCGGACCACGTTGTATCGATTTGGATATTGCTGTGTGGAATGGAGCGGTGGTGGATGAAGATTATTACACCCGCGATTTTCTGCGAAAAAGTGTTGATGAACTGGGTGGAATAAAAGAAAATTAG
- a CDS encoding dihydroneopterin aldolase, which yields MAKIRVKDLLIRTYIGFNPDELVNKQDVLINLEIETDIPESALESDEPEDIFNYKVITKKIIALVQEGRFKLLEVLTKRILDTIMEDEKVTWARVEVDKPHALRFAESVSMEMEARR from the coding sequence ATGGCAAAAATACGTGTTAAAGATTTGCTAATCAGAACATACATCGGATTTAATCCTGATGAATTAGTGAATAAACAGGATGTGTTAATCAACCTCGAAATTGAGACGGATATTCCTGAATCGGCTTTGGAATCAGACGAACCCGAAGATATTTTTAACTATAAAGTGATCACTAAAAAAATAATTGCACTGGTTCAGGAGGGGCGTTTCAAACTCCTGGAAGTCCTCACCAAGCGCATACTTGATACGATAATGGAAGACGAAAAAGTAACGTGGGCCCGCGTTGAAGTGGATAAACCACATGCTTTGCGTTTTGCTGAATCGGTATCGATGGAAATGGAGGCCCGGCGATGA
- a CDS encoding SDR family NAD(P)-dependent oxidoreductase, giving the protein MNRTALITGASKRIGHSITEHLATQGWSVVVHYNSSAKDATELVDELSSKYPNQLFKTVKANLAETDEVVALIPKLAAEKVKIDLLINNASVFNRGYLRGTSAELFDSQLDVNLKAPFFLIRDFANYFKAGNIINFVDTRITSNASNFAAYSISKKALWELTKMAALEFAPDIRVNAIAPGVTLPPEDEDEDYLEKLAQGIPMKKPGGVDPILKSLDYILENDHLTGQLLFADGGENLGKNR; this is encoded by the coding sequence ATGAATCGAACAGCTTTAATAACAGGAGCATCAAAAAGAATCGGACATTCAATAACAGAGCATCTTGCCACACAAGGTTGGAGTGTGGTTGTACATTACAACTCATCGGCAAAAGATGCTACCGAACTAGTTGACGAACTGTCGTCAAAATATCCGAATCAGCTATTTAAAACGGTTAAAGCAAACCTTGCAGAAACAGATGAAGTAGTGGCTTTGATTCCAAAACTTGCTGCTGAAAAAGTCAAGATTGATCTGCTAATAAACAATGCATCAGTATTTAACCGTGGCTACTTGAGAGGCACGTCGGCTGAGCTTTTTGATTCGCAACTGGATGTAAACCTCAAAGCCCCGTTTTTTCTTATCCGCGACTTTGCCAATTATTTTAAAGCCGGCAACATCATCAATTTTGTTGATACGCGAATAACATCAAATGCTTCAAACTTTGCTGCTTATTCCATTTCTAAAAAAGCACTTTGGGAATTAACAAAAATGGCGGCTTTGGAATTTGCTCCGGATATTAGGGTGAATGCAATTGCGCCCGGCGTTACACTTCCTCCTGAAGACGAGGATGAAGATTATCTGGAAAAGCTGGCACAAGGCATTCCGATGAAAAAACCGGGTGGAGTTGACCCGATTTTGAAAAGTTTGGACTATATTTTGGAAAACGATCACCTTACCGGGCAATTACTTTTCGCCGACGGGGGTGAAAACCTTGGAAAAAATCGTTGA
- a CDS encoding riboflavin synthase, with product MFSGIVEEYGTVVAVEKDQENVHFTLTCSFADELKVDQSLSHNGVCLTVVWVDKAEKKYKVTAIKETLIKSNLSLLEVGSKVNLERSMMMNGRLDGHIVQGHVDQTAKCVKIDEADGSWYYTFEYDFDIEKAKQGYMTVEKGSVTVNGVSLTVVNSKDNSFQVAIIPFTQEVTNFHTFEVGSVINLEFDIIGKYLSKLNSYSK from the coding sequence ATGTTTTCAGGAATAGTTGAAGAATACGGAACTGTTGTAGCCGTTGAAAAAGATCAGGAGAATGTACATTTTACACTGACCTGTTCGTTTGCCGACGAGCTGAAAGTTGACCAGAGTTTATCGCACAACGGCGTTTGTTTAACCGTTGTTTGGGTAGATAAAGCTGAAAAGAAATACAAAGTTACTGCCATTAAAGAAACCTTGATCAAGTCGAATCTTAGCTTGCTGGAAGTGGGCTCGAAAGTGAATTTGGAGCGCAGTATGATGATGAATGGCCGTTTGGATGGCCACATTGTGCAGGGCCACGTTGACCAAACAGCAAAGTGTGTTAAAATTGATGAGGCTGACGGAAGTTGGTATTACACTTTTGAATATGATTTTGACATTGAAAAGGCAAAACAAGGTTACATGACTGTTGAAAAAGGTTCGGTAACAGTGAATGGTGTTAGTCTGACTGTTGTAAACTCAAAAGACAATTCTTTCCAGGTTGCTATTATTCCTTTTACGCAGGAAGTTACCAATTTCCACACATTTGAAGTGGGATCGGTTATCAACCTTGAGTTTGATATTATCGGGAAATACCTGAGCAAATTAAATTCGTACAGCAAATAG
- the cysS gene encoding cysteine--tRNA ligase — protein sequence MSNQLFIYNTLTRKKEEFKPLVEGRVGLYVCGPTVYSNSHLGHARPFITFDLLYRYLTFLGNKVRYVRNITDVGHLEDEVEGVGEDRIAKKARLEQLEPMEVVQKYMNTFHRNMDDLNVTPPSIEPRASGHIIEQIQVIEGILKNGYAYEANGSVYFDVEKYNNDYKYGKLSGRNLDDIKTNTRKLDGQDEKKNSFDFALWKKAAPEHIMRWPSRWSDGFPGWHLECSAMSTKYLGEQFDIHGGGMDLTFPHHECEIAQNTACRGQESVRYWMHNNMITINGQKMARSLGNFITLDELFTGTHEILEQAYSPMTIRFFILQAHYRSTIDFSNEALQASEKGLERLMAAMKTLGELSASDASTVDITFIKEKCFAALSDDLNSPIAIAHLFDGVKIINSIKAGTETISADDLEDLKAFYNAVVFDVLGLKEEGETGDGSNEVLANAVELLINLRKDAKANKDWATADKIRDELNVIGVELKDTKDGVEWSLK from the coding sequence ATGAGTAATCAACTTTTTATTTACAATACACTAACCCGCAAAAAAGAGGAATTTAAACCACTTGTTGAAGGTCGCGTTGGTTTGTACGTATGTGGGCCAACAGTATACAGCAATTCACACTTGGGGCATGCCCGCCCGTTTATTACCTTCGATTTGTTGTACCGTTACCTCACTTTTCTCGGAAACAAAGTTCGCTACGTGCGCAACATTACCGATGTTGGCCACCTTGAAGATGAGGTGGAAGGCGTTGGCGAAGACCGCATTGCCAAAAAGGCGCGTTTGGAGCAGCTGGAACCAATGGAAGTGGTTCAGAAATACATGAACACATTCCATCGCAACATGGACGATCTGAATGTTACGCCTCCAAGTATCGAGCCGCGTGCTTCGGGCCACATCATCGAGCAAATTCAGGTGATTGAAGGTATTCTGAAAAACGGATACGCATACGAAGCAAATGGTTCGGTTTATTTCGATGTGGAGAAATATAACAACGATTACAAATACGGAAAACTTTCCGGTCGTAATCTGGATGATATAAAAACCAACACCCGCAAGTTGGACGGGCAGGATGAGAAGAAGAACTCGTTCGATTTTGCTTTGTGGAAAAAAGCGGCGCCCGAGCATATTATGCGCTGGCCTTCGCGTTGGAGTGATGGTTTTCCGGGTTGGCACCTCGAATGTTCGGCAATGAGCACAAAATATTTGGGCGAGCAGTTTGATATTCACGGTGGTGGAATGGATTTGACTTTCCCGCACCACGAGTGTGAGATTGCGCAAAATACAGCTTGTCGCGGACAGGAATCGGTGCGTTACTGGATGCACAATAACATGATTACCATTAACGGGCAGAAAATGGCGCGCTCGCTGGGTAACTTCATCACTTTGGATGAGTTGTTTACCGGCACACACGAAATACTTGAGCAGGCCTATTCGCCAATGACTATACGCTTTTTTATTTTGCAGGCGCATTACCGCAGTACTATCGATTTCTCGAATGAAGCTTTACAAGCCTCGGAAAAAGGGCTGGAGCGATTGATGGCAGCGATGAAAACATTGGGAGAACTTAGTGCTTCTGATGCGTCGACAGTGGATATTACATTCATAAAAGAGAAATGTTTTGCCGCTTTAAGCGACGATCTGAACAGCCCGATTGCTATTGCGCATCTTTTTGATGGAGTGAAAATAATTAACTCGATAAAGGCCGGTACCGAAACGATTTCAGCAGATGATTTGGAAGATTTAAAAGCCTTTTACAATGCGGTGGTTTTTGATGTACTTGGATTGAAGGAGGAAGGAGAAACCGGCGACGGAAGTAACGAAGTTTTGGCAAATGCCGTTGAACTGCTTATTAATCTGCGAAAAGATGCAAAAGCCAATAAAGACTGGGCAACTGCCGATAAAATTCGCGACGAGTTAAATGTCATCGGCGTGGAGTTAAAAGATACCAAAGATGGTGTGGAGTGGAGTTTGAAATAA
- a CDS encoding lipoprotein signal peptidase, whose amino-acid sequence MSRSVKSLIIIFAVLIVDQVLKFWIKTNLMIGDEIVVFKDWFILHFVENNGMAFGFEFAGEYGKMFLSVFRIVAVMAIGWYLFKLARQKEVPFGFIACIALIFAGAIGNIIDSLFYGIIFNHSYGQIATLFPAEGGYSSFLHGRVVDMFYFPLLEGRYPEWIPRIGGNPFIFFRPVFNIADSAITVGIFSILLFYRKYFNKIEENKSDNENAEAEQTAQ is encoded by the coding sequence ATGTCGCGTAGCGTAAAATCTTTAATTATAATATTTGCGGTTTTAATTGTCGACCAGGTTTTAAAGTTTTGGATTAAAACAAACCTGATGATCGGCGATGAAATTGTGGTTTTTAAAGATTGGTTTATTCTGCATTTTGTTGAGAATAACGGGATGGCCTTTGGTTTTGAGTTTGCCGGCGAGTATGGAAAAATGTTTTTAAGCGTTTTTCGCATTGTAGCTGTTATGGCCATTGGCTGGTATTTGTTTAAACTGGCGCGACAAAAAGAAGTGCCATTTGGTTTTATTGCCTGTATTGCCCTTATTTTTGCCGGTGCCATCGGAAATATAATCGATAGTCTTTTCTACGGAATAATATTCAATCATAGTTACGGACAAATTGCTACGTTATTTCCGGCCGAAGGTGGTTATTCCAGCTTTTTGCACGGAAGAGTGGTTGATATGTTCTATTTCCCGCTGCTTGAAGGTCGTTATCCGGAATGGATACCACGAATTGGCGGAAATCCGTTTATCTTTTTCCGCCCTGTATTTAACATTGCCGATTCGGCTATTACCGTAGGTATCTTTTCAATATTGTTGTTCTACCGCAAGTATTTTAACAAGATTGAGGAGAATAAAAGCGATAACGAAAATGCTGAAGCTGAGCAAACAGCACAATAA
- a CDS encoding TraR/DksA C4-type zinc finger protein, producing the protein MGDKNRYSDEELMEFKKIILDKLEKAREDYKMYKNSITQSDGNDISDTSPTFKVLEEGAATLSKEEAGKLAQRQLKFIQHLQAALVRIENKTYGICRDTGKLIAKERLRAVPHATLSIDAKQGK; encoded by the coding sequence ATGGGAGACAAAAACAGATATTCGGATGAGGAGTTGATGGAATTCAAAAAAATCATTCTTGATAAACTTGAAAAAGCCCGGGAAGATTATAAAATGTACAAAAATTCCATAACTCAAAGTGACGGTAATGATATCTCAGATACATCACCCACATTTAAAGTATTGGAAGAAGGTGCTGCTACCCTTTCTAAAGAGGAAGCCGGGAAATTAGCTCAGCGCCAGTTAAAATTTATTCAGCACCTACAAGCTGCTCTTGTTCGTATCGAAAATAAAACTTACGGTATTTGTCGTGATACCGGAAAATTAATTGCCAAAGAAAGATTGCGTGCAGTTCCTCATGCAACACTTAGTATTGATGCGAAACAAGGAAAATAA
- the ileS gene encoding isoleucine--tRNA ligase yields MSNKFQEYKQLDLAQINKDVLARWENDDTFHKSISTREGHETFVFYEGPPSANGMPGIHHVMARAIKDIFCRYKTMKGFRVHRKAGWDTHGLPVELSVEKALNITKDDIGKKITVEEYSDACRKEVMKYTREWEELTRKMGYWVNMDDPYITYENQYIESVWWLLKQIYNKGLLYKGYTIQPYSPAAGTGLSSHELNQPGCYRDVKDTTAIAQFKATRNEKSEFLFEGVETDLYFLAWTTTPWTLPSNTALCVGPNINYVKVRSYNPYTGDPVTLILAKDLFPVYFNSKNAELALEDYNPGDKNIPYKVMAEYTGEQLKGVQYEQLIDWVKPEGKAFEVITGDFVTIEDGTGIVHIAPTFGADDDRVAKQHGISPLVVVDTEGKRQALVDKKGRFYPTIDLDPEFVEKYVNTETYHEFAGRSVKNEYDDKLDDDAPTVDIDISVMLKQQNKAFKIEKHVHSYPHCWRTDKPVLYYPLDSWFIKSTAVKDKMVELNNTINWKPKSTGTGRFGNWLENLVDWNLSRSRFWGTPLPIWRTEDGSEEICIGSMEELMAEIDKAVAAGFMPENPFAEFKVGDYEKANYEKIDLHKSHVDNIILVSPSGQKMERESDLIDVWFDSGAMPFAQRHYPFEWKENFKDVFPADFIAEGVDQTRGWFFTLHAIATMIDESVAFKNIISNGLVLDKNGVKMSKRLGNAVDPFETIDKYGSDPLRWYMITNAQPWDNLKFDIEGVEEVKRKFFGTLYNTYNFFALYANVDGFKYAEEEIPVNERPEIDRWIISLLNSLIKEVGDSYENYEPTRAGRAISEFVTENLSNWFVRLSRKRYWGGEYSTDKISAYQTLYTCLEVVSKLMSPIAPFYADLLYNDLNKATGKAENQSVHLVDFPAYAEELIDKDLEEKMAIAQKASSMILALRRKEKLKVRQPLAKIMVPVLNPHFKEQFEAVSTIILAEVNVKEVEFLTDTAGVIKKKIKPNFKALGPKYGKMMKQIAGAVNQLDQDAISAFEGTGEYELTVGDEKIKLSLDDVEIQTEDIPGWTVATEGQMTIALDINLTDELKQEGIAREFINKIQNLRKESDFEVTDRINLRIAKHEEYNVAVENYKDYICAQTLADSLELVENTDSAKANEVEIDKDVTAKIEIEKVV; encoded by the coding sequence ATGAGTAATAAATTTCAGGAATATAAGCAGTTAGATTTAGCACAGATAAACAAGGATGTGCTGGCGCGTTGGGAGAATGATGATACCTTTCATAAAAGTATTTCAACCCGCGAAGGGCACGAAACATTTGTATTTTACGAAGGACCGCCATCGGCAAACGGAATGCCGGGTATTCACCACGTAATGGCGCGTGCCATTAAAGATATTTTTTGCCGCTACAAAACCATGAAAGGTTTCCGTGTGCACCGTAAGGCGGGTTGGGACACGCATGGTTTGCCGGTAGAATTAAGCGTTGAAAAAGCGCTGAACATTACAAAAGACGATATCGGTAAGAAAATTACCGTTGAAGAATACAGCGACGCCTGCCGTAAAGAGGTGATGAAATACACCCGCGAGTGGGAAGAACTGACCCGCAAAATGGGTTATTGGGTGAATATGGACGATCCGTATATTACCTATGAAAACCAATACATTGAGTCGGTTTGGTGGTTGCTGAAACAAATTTATAACAAAGGCTTGTTGTACAAAGGTTACACTATTCAGCCTTACTCGCCTGCAGCCGGAACAGGTTTGAGCTCGCACGAGCTGAACCAGCCGGGATGTTACCGCGATGTAAAAGATACAACAGCGATTGCCCAGTTTAAAGCTACACGAAACGAAAAATCGGAGTTCCTTTTCGAAGGAGTGGAAACTGATTTGTATTTCCTGGCCTGGACAACAACCCCATGGACACTGCCATCGAACACAGCGCTTTGTGTGGGACCGAACATTAACTATGTAAAAGTTCGTTCGTATAACCCATACACCGGTGATCCTGTAACGTTGATTTTGGCAAAAGACCTGTTTCCTGTTTATTTCAACTCGAAAAATGCCGAATTGGCATTGGAAGATTACAATCCGGGCGACAAAAATATTCCTTACAAAGTGATGGCCGAGTACACCGGCGAGCAGTTAAAAGGTGTTCAGTACGAACAGCTGATCGACTGGGTGAAACCGGAAGGAAAAGCTTTTGAAGTTATTACCGGTGATTTTGTAACCATTGAAGATGGTACCGGAATCGTACACATTGCTCCAACTTTTGGTGCCGATGACGATCGCGTAGCAAAGCAACACGGAATTTCGCCGCTTGTAGTGGTTGACACCGAAGGTAAACGTCAGGCTTTGGTCGACAAAAAAGGACGTTTTTATCCAACCATCGATCTGGATCCGGAGTTTGTTGAAAAGTACGTGAACACAGAAACATATCACGAGTTTGCAGGTCGTTCGGTGAAAAACGAATACGATGACAAACTGGATGACGATGCTCCAACTGTGGATATCGACATTTCAGTAATGCTGAAACAGCAGAACAAAGCTTTCAAAATTGAGAAACACGTTCACAGTTATCCGCACTGCTGGAGGACTGATAAACCGGTATTGTATTATCCTCTTGATTCGTGGTTTATTAAATCAACCGCCGTTAAAGATAAAATGGTGGAGCTGAACAACACCATCAACTGGAAACCAAAATCAACCGGAACAGGACGTTTTGGAAACTGGCTGGAAAACCTGGTGGACTGGAACTTGAGCCGTTCTCGTTTTTGGGGAACGCCGCTGCCAATCTGGAGAACAGAAGATGGCTCGGAAGAGATTTGTATCGGTTCGATGGAAGAACTGATGGCAGAGATCGACAAAGCGGTTGCAGCCGGATTTATGCCGGAAAATCCATTTGCCGAATTTAAAGTTGGCGATTACGAAAAAGCCAATTACGAAAAAATCGACCTGCACAAATCGCATGTCGATAATATTATTCTGGTTTCACCGTCAGGACAAAAAATGGAGCGCGAATCCGACCTGATCGATGTTTGGTTCGACTCGGGTGCGATGCCATTTGCGCAGCGCCATTATCCTTTCGAGTGGAAAGAAAACTTTAAAGATGTATTCCCTGCCGATTTTATTGCCGAAGGTGTTGACCAAACACGTGGTTGGTTCTTCACACTGCACGCAATCGCAACCATGATCGACGAATCGGTAGCATTTAAAAATATTATCTCAAACGGTTTGGTACTCGACAAAAACGGCGTGAAAATGTCGAAACGTCTGGGTAATGCAGTCGATCCGTTTGAAACCATCGATAAATACGGTTCTGATCCATTGCGCTGGTACATGATTACCAATGCGCAGCCATGGGATAACCTGAAATTTGATATCGAAGGTGTTGAAGAGGTTAAACGTAAGTTCTTCGGAACACTTTACAATACATATAATTTCTTCGCATTGTACGCCAATGTTGATGGCTTTAAATATGCCGAAGAAGAAATTCCTGTAAATGAACGTCCGGAAATCGATCGCTGGATAATTTCATTGCTTAACTCGCTGATAAAAGAAGTGGGTGACAGTTACGAAAATTACGAGCCAACACGTGCAGGCCGTGCTATTTCGGAGTTTGTAACCGAAAACCTGAGTAACTGGTTTGTGCGTTTAAGCCGTAAACGTTACTGGGGTGGGGAATATTCTACCGACAAGATTTCAGCTTATCAAACGCTGTACACCTGTTTGGAAGTGGTATCGAAATTAATGTCGCCAATTGCGCCGTTTTATGCCGATTTGCTTTACAACGATTTGAATAAAGCTACAGGTAAGGCAGAAAATCAGAGCGTACACTTAGTTGATTTCCCTGCTTATGCCGAGGAATTGATCGACAAAGATCTGGAAGAAAAAATGGCCATTGCACAAAAAGCTTCTTCTATGATTTTGGCGCTGCGCCGAAAAGAGAAGTTGAAAGTACGCCAGCCGCTTGCTAAAATTATGGTGCCGGTATTAAATCCGCACTTTAAAGAGCAGTTTGAAGCGGTTTCAACTATTATTTTGGCAGAAGTTAACGTTAAAGAAGTAGAGTTCTTAACCGACACGGCCGGGGTGATCAAAAAGAAAATCAAGCCGAATTTTAAAGCGCTCGGTCCGAAATACGGTAAAATGATGAAACAAATTGCCGGGGCGGTTAATCAACTGGATCAGGATGCGATTTCAGCTTTTGAAGGCACTGGCGAATATGAGTTGACAGTTGGAGATGAGAAAATCAAACTGTCGTTGGACGATGTTGAGATTCAAACCGAAGATATTCCGGGATGGACAGTCGCCACCGAAGGACAGATGACAATCGCTTTGGATATTAACCTTACAGATGAGTTGAAACAAGAGGGAATAGCGCGTGAGTTTATCAACAAAATACAGAACTTACGAAAGGAAAGTGATTTTGAAGTAACCGACCGGATAAACTTGCGTATTGCAAAACACGAGGAGTACAATGTAGCGGTTGAAAACTACAAAGATTACATTTGTGCGCAAACACTTGCCGATAGCCTTGAATTGGTTGAAAATACTGACTCGGCAAAGGCAAATGAAGTTGAAATTGACAAAGATGTAACAGCCAAAATTGAGATAGAAAAGGTTGTATAA
- a CDS encoding isoamylase early set domain-containing protein: MSIKKQYLKSKPECKVSFRVAKADAPTADTVKIVGEFNGWNKDVEPMKKLKSGDFTQTLNLETGKAYQFKYLIDNSVWENDSEADSTAPTGIVEGEFNSVLDLN; encoded by the coding sequence ATGAGTATAAAAAAACAATATTTAAAAAGTAAACCCGAGTGTAAAGTATCTTTCCGAGTTGCAAAAGCTGATGCTCCAACTGCAGATACTGTTAAAATAGTGGGTGAATTTAACGGCTGGAACAAAGACGTTGAGCCAATGAAAAAACTAAAGAGCGGCGATTTTACTCAAACGCTAAATCTTGAAACAGGTAAAGCCTATCAGTTTAAATATTTGATCGACAATTCGGTTTGGGAAAACGATAGCGAAGCTGACAGCACCGCTCCAACCGGTATTGTTGAAGGCGAGTTTAATTCGGTACTCGACCTGAATTAA
- a CDS encoding BtpA/SgcQ family protein: MNINKSIIGMVHVGALPGTPKNCLSVAEIIEQATSDAQKLEKGGVDAIMIENMHDRPYLNRKVGPEIVAAMTAVATNIRQVVSVPLGIQILAGANKQALAVAHSAGFDFIRAEGFVFGHMADEGMMNSDAAELLRYRKKIGAGRIKIWTDIKKKHSSHAISADVSIGEMAKAAEFFLADGVIVTGNATGEEASLNDVEAVKAVAGLPVIIGSGIDEQNIAGFWPYAHAFIVGSSFKIAGNWQNEVELERVQDFMKRVSNLRKNS, translated from the coding sequence GTGAATATCAATAAATCGATAATTGGAATGGTGCACGTGGGAGCTTTGCCGGGTACACCAAAAAACTGTCTCTCGGTGGCAGAAATAATTGAGCAGGCAACAAGCGATGCTCAAAAACTCGAAAAAGGTGGTGTTGATGCCATAATGATTGAAAACATGCACGACCGGCCGTATTTAAACCGGAAGGTGGGCCCCGAAATTGTGGCGGCAATGACAGCTGTTGCTACAAATATTCGGCAAGTTGTTTCTGTTCCGTTGGGGATTCAGATTTTAGCCGGAGCGAATAAACAAGCACTGGCTGTTGCACATTCGGCAGGTTTCGATTTTATCAGGGCCGAAGGGTTTGTGTTTGGGCACATGGCCGACGAGGGAATGATGAACAGCGATGCTGCTGAACTTTTGCGCTACAGAAAGAAAATAGGAGCTGGCCGCATTAAAATATGGACCGATATTAAAAAGAAACACTCGTCGCATGCCATTTCGGCCGATGTTTCGATTGGCGAAATGGCCAAAGCTGCCGAGTTCTTTTTAGCCGATGGGGTAATTGTTACCGGGAATGCAACAGGCGAAGAAGCATCGTTAAACGATGTTGAAGCCGTTAAAGCCGTTGCCGGGTTGCCGGTAATAATTGGTTCCGGAATTGATGAGCAAAACATTGCAGGGTTCTGGCCTTATGCCCATGCATTTATTGTTGGTTCTTCATTTAAAATTGCCGGAAACTGGCAAAACGAAGTAGAGCTGGAACGTGTTCAGGATTTTATGAAAAGGGTAAGCAATTTGCGAAAAAATAGCTAA
- a CDS encoding CPBP family intramembrane glutamic endopeptidase, protein MEITAFRDLKPFSQLFFAAFIIVASILAFFVLSLIVAIPVWGFDTVLHLPEVNSETSQNIINLYKFIQVVQAIGFFIVPPFILGYLFHGKSNEYLFLDKSFNSQSVILVVVMMFFAAPFINLIGELNSNMSFPNWLSGMEEWMRNAEENAAVITDAFLNVKTIGGLAFNVFMVALLPAVGEELLFRGVIQKIFSKMTRSHHWGIWISAILFSALHMQFFGFVPRVLLGALFGYLLVWSGSMWLPIIAHFLNNAIAVIAIYFINNDMLKPQYEEIGSTSDSYYMAGISLGLVLILLFMLKKQNRKNAITL, encoded by the coding sequence ATGGAAATTACTGCATTTCGCGATCTGAAACCTTTCTCGCAATTGTTTTTTGCTGCATTTATTATTGTAGCCAGCATTTTAGCATTTTTCGTGTTATCGTTAATTGTTGCCATTCCAGTTTGGGGTTTCGATACTGTTTTACACTTGCCTGAGGTAAATTCCGAGACTTCGCAAAATATTATCAACCTTTACAAATTCATCCAGGTTGTTCAGGCAATCGGCTTTTTTATCGTCCCGCCATTTATTTTGGGCTACCTGTTTCACGGCAAATCAAACGAATACCTTTTTCTCGATAAATCATTCAATTCTCAAAGTGTAATTCTGGTTGTTGTAATGATGTTTTTTGCAGCTCCGTTTATTAACCTTATCGGAGAACTGAACAGTAACATGAGTTTCCCCAACTGGTTATCGGGCATGGAAGAATGGATGCGGAATGCAGAAGAAAATGCGGCAGTAATAACCGATGCATTTTTAAATGTAAAAACCATTGGCGGACTTGCGTTTAATGTATTTATGGTTGCATTGTTACCGGCTGTTGGCGAGGAGCTTTTATTTCGCGGAGTAATTCAAAAAATATTTAGCAAAATGACCCGCAGTCACCATTGGGGAATTTGGATATCGGCCATTCTTTTTAGTGCGTTGCACATGCAGTTTTTTGGTTTTGTTCCGCGTGTTTTGCTCGGTGCCTTGTTTGGTTATTTGTTGGTTTGGAGCGGATCGATGTGGCTACCCATCATCGCCCATTTTCTGAATAATGCCATTGCTGTAATTGCTATCTACTTTATTAATAACGATATGCTAAAACCACAGTACGAAGAGATTGGCTCAACGTCTGACAGCTATTACATGGCCGGAATTAGCCTAGGTCTTGTTCTGATACTTTTATTTATGCTAAAAAAGCAGAACCGCAAAAATGCTATAACACTATAA